In Thermothelomyces thermophilus ATCC 42464 chromosome 2, complete sequence, a single window of DNA contains:
- a CDS encoding glycoside hydrolase family 61 protein (CAZy_ID 267852) — translation MKLSLFSVLATALTVEGHAIFQKVSVNGADQGSLTGLRAPNNNNPVQNVNSQDMICGQSGSTSNTIIEVKAGDRIGAWYQHVIGGAQFPNDPDNPIAKSHKGPVMAYLAKVDNAATASKTGLKWFKIWEDTFNPSTKTWGVDNLINNNGWVYFNLPQCIADGNYLLRVEVLALHSAYSQGQAQFYQSCAQINVSGGGSFTPASTVSFPGAYSASDPGILINIYGATGQPDNNGQPYTAPGPAPISC, via the exons ATGAAGCTCTCCCTCTTTTCCGTCCTGGCCACTGCCCTAACCGTCGAGGGGCATGCCATCTTCCAGAAGGTCTCCGTCAACGGAGCGGACCAGGGCTCCCTCACCGGCCTCCGCGctcccaacaacaacaaccccgTGCAGAATGTCAACAGCCAGGACATGATCTGCGGCCAGTCGGGATCGACGTCGAACACTATCATCGAGGTCAAGGCCGGCGATAGGATCGGTGCCTGGTATCAGCATGTCATCGGCGGTGCCCAGTTCCCCAACGACCCAGACAACCCGATTGCCAAGTCGCACAAGGGCCCCGTCATGGCCTACCTCGCCAAGGTTGACAATGCCGCAACCGCCAGCAAGACGGGCCTGAAGTG GTTCAAGATTTGGGAGGATACCTTTAATCCCAGCACCAAGACCTGGGGTGTCGACAACCTCATCAACAACAACGGCTGGGTGTACTTCAACCTCCCGCAGTGCATCGCCGACGGCAACTACCTCCTCCGCGTCGAGGTCCTCGCTCTGCACTCGGCCTACTCCCAGGGCCAGGCTCAGTTCTACCAGTCCTGCGCCCAGATCAACGTATCCGGCGGCGGCTCCTTCACGCCGGCGTCGACTGTCAGCTTCCCGGGTGCCTACAGCGCCAGCGACCCCGGTATCCTGATCAACATCTACGGCGCCACCGGCCAGCCCGACAACAACGGCCAGCCGTACACTGCCCCTGGGCCCGCGCCCATCTCCTGCTGA